The following coding sequences lie in one Rutidosis leptorrhynchoides isolate AG116_Rl617_1_P2 chromosome 6, CSIRO_AGI_Rlap_v1, whole genome shotgun sequence genomic window:
- the LOC139854420 gene encoding uncharacterized protein, translating into MRVQDLNATTSFVVFERDIVQLLHVNASSILDKNERFSGIPNHKLVIEVGVSMLPRNIDQPNCLCNGIRLRVIKLEKSLITARVITGANIGFETLISRMKLSSSDNTLPFMITRNKFPVSMCFAMTINKSQGQSLSRVGFFLPPPIFTHGHLYVAISRVKNKNGLKILICDNDMNIANTTTNVVYKEVLQSI; encoded by the exons ATGAGGGTCCAAGATCTTAATGCCACTACATCATTTGTAGTATTTGAGAGAGATATTGTGCAGTTGCTACACGTTAATGCAAGTTCTATTCTTGATAAGAATGAAAGG TTTTCAGGTATTCCTAATCACAAGTTGGTTATAGAAGTTGGTGTTTCCATGTTACCAAGAAACATTGACCAACCCAATTGTTTGTGTAATGGTATAAGACTAAGGGTTATTAAGCTTGAGAAATCGTTGATAACAGCCAGGGTTATAACTGGTGCGAATATAGGGTTTGAAACCCTGATTTCGCGCATGAAATTAAGTTCGTCTGATAATACATTACCCTTTATGATCACTAGAAATAAGTTTCCAGTATCTATGTGTTTTGCAATGACCATTAACAAAAGTCAAGGTCAATCGCTATCACGAGTTGGCTTCTTTTTACCCCCTCCGATCTTTACTCATGGACATCTATATGTTGCTATTTCTAGAGTAAAGAATAAAAATGGATTGAAGATACTCATATGTGACAATGACATGAATATTGCAAATACTACAACTAATGTTGTTTACAAAGAAGTTCTTCAAAGCATATAA